Part of the Plectropomus leopardus isolate mb chromosome 7, YSFRI_Pleo_2.0, whole genome shotgun sequence genome, tgcaCAGTTTTAAGGAGGACACATTTGTGAAAggcctaaaaatgtcttaagacTCACATTTAAAGCCCCTGTTAAGAGAAATAATCAGTTGCACACTATCAAtggttttggccaaaaaaacaacattaatacTGCAACATGAAAATCATATAAATATGAAGTTTGCAAGTTGTACAGGCTGTTCATATGCAGTGTTGGtatgtaggctatatttaaaAGTAGCAGCAGTTCATGAATAATCCACCCAATCAGGAAGGCTGTGATCAAGTGTGCTGAGTGAAGAGGGAAGAGTATGAAGACTGAAAGTACAGGCTggtgtggtggatgggtcacacaATATtggactttcccccaggaaaCCCAAATCTAACACAGGGCTAACTCTTTCttccacttttgttttgcaACACCAAAAAGCATAACACAGAGGAAGCGTTTTAAGATGAAGTTCAGCTCAGAGAGGTTCTCAAGATGCAGTTTTTTTACTAGTTGGAATAATCCACATTTGCATATATATTATCTGTGTGATCCATACTTCGATCCATCTGACCTAGAGGaacctgcaaacacaaaagttGGGTTTAGTTAGGATTCCTGTAGAGTTTTAGACTTATAACTGtattcttttcttctgtcttaGTTACCATCTTCTCAGTATATTAAATTCAACTGATTGGGGTTTTTGTACCTCAGTGTTAACATAGACAGGTTCATCAATGGCCTTCACATCaggaagttttttgttttcttgtttttggcaGGATGCTTGtctgaaaagacaaaagagacCTGTTTAATTTAAGAAACAGGAGATCAGAAGTGTGTCATTATGTCTGCAATTCACACGCACAGATGTGGTGGAATAACTACTTTCCTCATGATTGTAGTATTAAACTTTGCTTCCTCTATTGCTTATGCAGATacacagtgataaaaaaaagacaattctATTCAATTGTTAATTCAAAATTGTTGCATAAAACAAACCTTTTGGCTGGGTTTGATGATGCTCGGCTAAAATTTGCATAGTATCCAGATTCCTCCCTGGTAAAAGATTGTGAcctgtgaaaaaacatcaaaagataTAAGTGTCTCATCTGtctaaaaagatatttaaaacaaatataattaaataaccCCTGTAGATATGTTTTATGACCTAGGAAAATACTCTGCTTTGGATTATTTGTCTGGTTTTCCACAAACTGTACAAATGCCTccattaaaagctgtttttttttttaaattacatctGTTGAGTCTACATCAAACAACTGGCTTACAAACTAGTTGTAAAgtcaaaaaaattatatgtacCCATCTTTAAGTCAGAATTAAGGTGAGAAATATTTCCCTTCAGCAGATGAATGTGTAAAAATCCCTCTAACATCAAATTGCACAcatccttctgcacagtgaacgTCAAACATCCAAGAGAATTATAAGCAAACGGAGGGGGCCTTTATAATGTCTGCACATGATTTATGTAAGAAAATCACAAGGATTGGTCATGAAACAAACACTCACTTTACAGACAAGCTAAAAGTGAAGTTACCTTTTGCGTTTTACATAAAAGACAATTCCAGcgacaaaaacagtgatgagCAGTGCAGCAACTGGAACAACGATGGTCATATACTTTGATGTTGAAAGCTTCTGGGTTGGATCAACTGTAGAGAAAAGTATGATTGCTGTGAACAATGATCTTTTCAGTAGAGTTGACACATAAATGTTTCATCTTAACCCTAAAAACTGTCCTGAGTGAACTCTGTGAACCTACTTGTTGTTGCTTCGAAGGTGGATGGTGTTTCTGTTTGGTTAgcaatacctttaaaaaaaaaagagtgacatTTTGATCTACTTTATTTGTTATAGATTATTGGAGAAATAATATTCAGCCTACTAGCAAATTGAAGAATACAGAAGCAAATTATATGAACCTGAATGAGATCATAAAACCTGAGAAGTTACCTGACTTGTTTATCTTGACTGGTGTAACACCTGTGGAGGAATCATGTAAAGTAATGAtttaatttccatttatttatatacaccTTTAATGGGCCCATATAAATAATGTATTAcctaaattataaattatttgaaTCATAATTAAAATGTTCTAATGAATTCTTACCAGACACATCAATGAGGACAAGGTCGTTTATGAAACTGTAATTTTCATCCTTTAC contains:
- the LOC121946112 gene encoding uncharacterized protein LOC121946112 isoform X1 codes for the protein MKLPDLIDLSFILILASKSNGQDWKINVPEKIDARLDGNVTISCNFTYPDQYGTDVKVFWKKRVLSSFDTNDKDKNAFIYHPNNSFVLENYRGKTELVGDASGKDCSLMIKGIMNSDRDIYVRIMVKDENYSFINDLVLIDVSGVTPVKINKSGIANQTETPSTFEATTIDPTQKLSTSKYMTIVVPVAALLITVFVAGIVFYVKRKRSQSFTREESGYYANFSRASSNPAKRQASCQKQENKKLPDVKAIDEPVYVNTEVPLGQMDRSMDHTDNIYANVDYSN
- the LOC121946112 gene encoding uncharacterized protein LOC121946112 isoform X2; protein product: MKLPDLIDLSFILILASKSNGQDWKINVPEKIDARLDGNVTISCNFTYPDQYGTDVKVFWKKRVLSSFDTNDKDKNAFIYHPNNSFVLENYRGKTELVGDASGKDCSLMIKGIMNSDRDIYVRIMVKDENYSFINDLVLIDVSGVTPVKINKSGIANQTETPSTFEATTIDPTQKLSTSKYMTIVVPVAALLITVFVAGIVFYVKRKRSQSFTREESGYYANFSRASSNPAKRSLLSFQTSILPKTRKQKTS